From Quercus robur chromosome 8, dhQueRobu3.1, whole genome shotgun sequence:
atttttggaaaataaaggccaAAGCCCTTGGCCTGCGTACACAGCTAGGGTTCCATAAAGCTATAAaaggcaagttttctgcattaaagctgaggtttggaatgaattttACATCGTCTGGGAGCCAttccaacccccccccccccaatttttcaactatataaagccttacatggtatatttcaaggggagagagagaaaagcttaAGGGAAAAtacaagattcactagaaatagtgaatcaaagaaggagtttttcacaaaatatcctcaagtcaatattttcttattggggccttttctggccttgatctttgagttttaAAATCACTAATCACTTCCttgtttgattgtgaatagatttgactgaggagAACGGTCAAAGTCAAGCCTATGAGCTTTTGTTTAGAGGTATTGAGTTCtaagcttttcttttcttttcttcgttgtaattatgttttaatctattttcttgctttgtttttatcttaatatgtttgtttagccTAGGATTTAGtagtttatatgttttaaagcatgttaggttgttggtttctttcatttttaattttgctctGTTTTCTATCTTAAATTTCTAGGTTAGGGTTCTTGGGGCATGTCTACGCATGCAAAATTCCGTATGCGCACGTAGGCTCgaagtatgcgtacgcatacaacTAGCCCACGTACGTAGGCTTATGTATGCACACGCATACTTCagcctaaaaaccctaatctgAGTTTTCCTGCttctgtttctttgtttcttttacaTCATATGCCTCTATTTTGACCTTCTCTTATGTTTTTGAGTCCCTGTTCCtctgtttaattgtttgtttgtttgcctttgacatgctagattagggttttcttttcttttcttgcattaATACCATAAACATGCATTCACATTTCCAttcattgatgcataggtgctgaGATGCagtaaggtaagtcatgcattcacatgaacatgcattggaTATTATGATGAATATTAACATGGTCTGTTGGATGATATGCTTGAATGATGTTACATGCTTGTTTATATATCTTGCTGCCATGTTTGGTTTCTGCCATGATTTGTTTGCTACCTTGGATGCAATGAGATAGGAACATGCTAGTGTTTATGATGATAtgatgccatgatagatgtatgttagtgttttgggatgattgatgccatgttgtatTCTCaaatgtatgctagtgtgtgtgtgagttagaatgACAATGTTGAATATGCCTTTAATAGGATTAAGACTTAAGACATAATGACTAGTAGCCAACCCACGGGTCGGgcggttttgggtgcctaataccttcccaaAACCATACCTAAATTTTGAATtcatactctggtagtaagacTTAGTCCTTCCACGTAAAGGCGCTATTCAAtagttcctagacctaatctaggtggcgactccaatCTTTTCTCCGCCCCGGTCTACCCGGCTGAGGCATACTCGCACTTTCCTAAGGAGGAAGCCACTGTGCTCACACTTATATAAAGACAATTGTATGTATAATTTTGATATACTAGTTCTAGTTAGCTAAAtggatataaataaaaaaataaaaataaaaataaaataaaaaaatttaaaaaaaattgtggtcaaaaaataataattttgacatatcaatctttttttcttgttgacATTGAcatatcaataataataataataataataataataataatatattaaattgatTCTCAATTTTAACAACCCATATATGGATTAATGGAAAAtttgttccttaaaaaatgTTAGtaatatttagattttttttttttttggaatagtGATATTTAGATTGGAAACAAGTAAATGTTAGTATATATctattgccaaaaaaaaaaaaaaaaaaaccctcgaAATGGAAAATGCTACATTTAGAAGTGAAATCCAACTTGGGTAAAATAAGAGGGAGACAAATCTCACACGGTACACGCCTCTCTGACTTTCCCCTCCACAGACccaaaaaatatgaattatCCATTCCCTCTTTCTATGCCATCCACTCTTCTCCCGTTAGCTCAAACTAGTTGCTCCTTAATACCCATTCAAAGAACCAAGAAGCCATGGTTATAAACCTCTCATTCTCTCCACCATCTTCCTCCTATTCCCTCctcaaattaaccaattcaaagTCACCCATCTCAGAATTTTCACTAAAGCACAAAACCCACTTTTCAAAATCTCCTTTTTCTTCTGAATGCTATTCAATCTCTTCATCACCCCTCGGTTTCAAGAACCAATTTTTATCTGAAAGGAGTAGAAACCCATGTGGGAAAAGATTTGATTTCAGGTCTTGGGCAATTTCTGGATTTGATTTTGGGAACTTTGAGAGTGCTCAGTCTGTTTTGGAAGCAGCTGCAGTGTTAACAGCCATAATCATTGTCCATGAAAGTGGTCACTTCCTCGCTGCTTATCTCCAAGGCATCCATGTAAGTAAATTTGCTGTTGGGTTTGGTCCAATTTTAGCTAAATTCAATGCAAACAATGTTGAATACTCTGTCAGAGCTTTTCCTCTAGGTGGCTTTGTGGGTTTTCCTGATAATGATCCAGATAGTGACATTCCAGTTGATGATGAAAATCTGCTTAAAAATAGGCCAGTATTGGATAGGGCAATTGTTATTTCAGCTGGTGTTGTTGCCAATATAATCTTTGCATATGTGATCATCTTTATTCAAGTCTTGTCAGTTGGTTTGCCTGTAAAAGAGGTCTTTCCTGGGGTGCTGGTGCCCGAGGTTCAATCCTTTTCAGCCGCTTCCCGGGGTGGGTTGCTTCCAGGCGATGTAATAATTGCAGTTAACGGAAATGAATTTCCAAAAGTAGGGCCTAATGCAGTTTCTGAGCTTGTTGATGTAattaagaaaaatccaaaaagaaatgTGTTGTTCAAGGTTGCAAGGGGGAAGGAGGACTTTGATGTTGGGGTTACCCCAGATGAGAATTTTGATGGAACTGGTAAAATTGGTGTTCAATTATCACTAAATCTAAAGCTTTCGAAGATTATACCAAAGAATTTATTTGAGGCTTTTAGTTATGCTGGGAAAGAGTTTTGGGGTCTCACATATACTGTTTTGGATAGCTTAAAACAAACTTTTCTTAACTTCTCTCAAACTGCTAGTAAGGTTTCAGGTCCGGTGGCTATTATTGCTGTTGGTGCAGAAGTAGCAAGGTCAAATATTGATGGGCTTTACCAATTTGCTGCAGTTCTAAATCTTAACCTTGCCGTAATAAACCTTCTTCCATTACCTGCTTTAGATGGTGGTTCCTTGGCTTTGGTCCTCATTGAGGCGGCTAGGGGTGGGAGAAAGCTTCCTCGAGAACTAGAGCAGAGGATTATGTCATCTGGGATTATGCTTGTTATACTCCTAGGGTTATTCCTTATTATCCGGGACACACTCAATCTTGATTTCGTAAAAGATTTGTTGTGATTGCTTCCAAGGTTTTGGAAGTTTGAAGATGATTTGGCTTGGGAAACATACGTGATGCTGTTGTTGGATCAGAGTGCTTGCCTGCGGAGTCTCACAGAGGGGGCAAACTGAGATCATTGGAAATACTTGACATAATGTGGTTTCTTCTTCCCAAAACATTAGACGGAAGGTACTTATTTCAGTTGTTCTCAATTTCTTTCACCCAGTACTGGATCCTTTTTATGGTCCTgtagattataattttttattggcaACATAACGTGTTGTGAGCTTAAAtatcttcttttcctctctGAAAATCCATGAAGATTTCTATAATAGTTACATTCTCTTCTATTTGATACTTGGAATTGAGATCTGTTGGGTGCCACGAGTTGTAAGTTCTTTGGATGGTCATTTGTTGCTTGTACTCCAACATTCAACTCAATAATGTAGGTAGTAACTCCTTTCTTGATAGTTCATTctaaaaagtttcaaatttttgctagaaaaacttttgcattttGCAAatgattcttttatttataactcTGGATATGTTAAAATACATTACCTAAAGATGGAATAAACATTTTTTGCTAAGCTTCTTTGCACGTGTTCTTGTCCAACTTCTTGGTTCTTATTTATGCCTCTTTCATATTGATTGTTTGTTACCAAAgatttagggggtgtttggtttgtgtttttaaacaaccattttcagtttttaaacaacatttcacGCATTTCAAcgcactttttcacccacacgtatttccacaaatgtttttaaacaacaattttcagtttttaaatacatgtaccaaacgggccctaaatcGGTTAAAACATCCTTGCATATTGTTATGTTTTATAATATACAATGACATGTATGTAGTCCGCAACTTCTGGCTCAATGTGATACACACACATCTCAAGTAAAGGATTCAAGGATCATATGACCTCCTCTCATTGACTTGTccttattttaagaaaatcaaaatgttAACGATACCATTCCAGATAGTTGAAATGGCAAAGTATTGACTGTAACCTAAATATCAGTCTGGAGGTATACATCATGATAGAAGCTTTAGAAGATGCTGTATTTTTAATTACTTCTTGGaattataattgattttagCAACATTACTAGAACGGAAGTTGAAGCTTTTGCAAAAACTCCACCACCATTTCATTGcataaaagtttcaaatacataCAACTTGGATTTGCAACACACACTAGTAGCTTGTGGGCGGTTGATATAATCAAGTTCATTACTGGTGAATTCCTCAATTTACACGGATGGTTTTTGATATTTTCCTCAAATGTTGAACAGAGATATATAATAAGGGGATACTACAACAAGAGCCCCCATTGTGCTCAGTATGAATGTTAATGTTTGCATAACCTTTATTTAACCTAATATACATAGCTAATTTTGATAAATTCGGTGAGATATTACTATATTAGCGATGAGAAAGTCATAAAAGTAATAAAGTATAGTGACAGAGTGGCTAAGGGAATATGGTAATACGAAAGTGTGAATCTTCAAAGTAGAAACTAAAAGTTTTGGTGGACTATTCCGTACCTATGGAGCGCTTTTAGTTCCTTAACTTTCAAAAATGAAAGTTATTAGTccctaaaatttataaatatatatatatatatatatatttttttttttttttaaatcagagTTATTGTTCCCATGTCAGCACCCAACAACCCGAAGCCGTTTTATTTGGTCTGCCTACCCAAACCTGTTTTCTAATAGGTTGATTCATTCCCAAAGTCGAACACAACAAATCCGTATCCTGTTCATCTGCCAAGTTTATTTCCTAATTAATTTCCTCCAACACTTTCCAGCCCCTCTTCATGATAGGTACAAAACGAACTTCCTCTAGAACCATGTTAGTCTCAAA
This genomic window contains:
- the LOC126695343 gene encoding membrane metalloprotease ARASP, chloroplastic, which gives rise to MVINLSFSPPSSSYSLLKLTNSKSPISEFSLKHKTHFSKSPFSSECYSISSSPLGFKNQFLSERSRNPCGKRFDFRSWAISGFDFGNFESAQSVLEAAAVLTAIIIVHESGHFLAAYLQGIHVSKFAVGFGPILAKFNANNVEYSVRAFPLGGFVGFPDNDPDSDIPVDDENLLKNRPVLDRAIVISAGVVANIIFAYVIIFIQVLSVGLPVKEVFPGVLVPEVQSFSAASRGGLLPGDVIIAVNGNEFPKVGPNAVSELVDVIKKNPKRNVLFKVARGKEDFDVGVTPDENFDGTGKIGVQLSLNLKLSKIIPKNLFEAFSYAGKEFWGLTYTVLDSLKQTFLNFSQTASKVSGPVAIIAVGAEVARSNIDGLYQFAAVLNLNLAVINLLPLPALDGGSLALVLIEAARGGRKLPRELEQRIMSSGIMLVILLGLFLIIRDTLNLDFVKDLL